A window of Actinomadura viridis genomic DNA:
CCCGCGTCCATCGGCCGGTTCTGCTGGGGCACGTGCACCGGAGGGAGCGGACGGACGAGCCCCATCGCGATGACCTCGTTGGCCAGCCGGGTGCGCCGGTTGGCGCCCTCGGGGATGCGGAACTTCTGGTAGAGCCGCAGCAGGTGCTGCTTGACGGCCGCCTCGGTGACGACCAGGTCCGCGGCGATCTCCCGCGCCGTCGCCGGGGCGACGAACGCCTCGTCCGACAGGGCGGGACGGCACAGCGAGGTCAGGACATCGACCTCGCGGCGGGTGAGCTCGGGAGCCACGGCGCGCCGCAGCTCGACATCCGGGTCGACCTCCTCCCGGGGGATGCCCCCCATCCGGCAACGCGCCGTACCGAAGCTGACGACGTCGCCGTCCTCCAGGACGCGGCGGGCGATCGGGCGGCCGTTGACACGGGTCCCGTTACGGGAGA
This region includes:
- a CDS encoding FHA domain-containing protein, translating into MEGPFMRIEDSGLVVPLRPDVTTVGRGRGVDIRLDDPSVSRLHAEIVRRGPYVYVVDMGLSRNGTRVNGRPIARRVLEDGDVVSFGTARCRMGGIPREEVDPDVELRRAVAPELTRREVDVLTSLCRPALSDEAFVAPATAREIAADLVVTEAAVKQHLLRLYQKFRIPEGANRRTRLANEVIAMGLVRPLPPVHVPQQNRPMDAGRTRPPEVRRPGTGHGPGHVTGPGRQATTAGRRAS